A window of the Candidatus Hydrogenedens sp. genome harbors these coding sequences:
- a CDS encoding 3'-5' exonuclease: protein MASLNPDQINAVHAYEPAVLVLSGAGTGKTRVIVEHIIWLINEKGISPEQILAVTFTNKSAGEMKKRVLARINQTEKQPWVGTFHSFGLQFLRKYASYINLKNNFILIDDDDQISHLKKILKSDPILLEQFTPREAQVWISRYKQNISEPKDSPITPPNSHFLKLWDIYQDTLQSQGMVDFDDLISLPVKILEEHSTIRERMHYHFTDILVDEFQDTNHAQFRLVQALKGSHNRVFVVGDEDQCIYSWRGSDLNNILNFPKIFPDTTIYRLEQNYRSTKNILLLANKLVEHNENRLGKKLWTQNDEGDKIKFYWATTDEEEAEWIANDIQKNQYPLEEVAILFRTNHQSRPFEEAFRKRGIPHIVIGGIRFYARKEIKDIVAYLRLLTNEEDDDAFRRIINVPHRNLGQVSLQQMEVYAKQKQKPLFHVLRFIEHDETFPMRTRKSIKEFVDLIDEIKLVSKEKTIGDTVKYLLEKTNYWEYINNIAEKEGKDREKSIQEFITICEQNSMKEKSLLEFLQEFALLSDIDTQQPQKNAVHLLTCHSAKGLEFNYVYLTGLEEGLFPYLDEDDPYADIEEERRLCYVAMTRARKRLILSGAASRLYYGRVIPDRLMSRFLFEIDLQNVEVYGIKKNVENNKTIHLPDKKMLPTKEEKKREYRLGTKVRHAKFGYGVVLNTEGSGDKMRVRVRFDSGKIAVLLINMAPMEIIKRKKN, encoded by the coding sequence ATGGCTTCTTTAAACCCTGATCAAATAAACGCTGTTCATGCTTATGAACCGGCTGTATTAGTCTTATCAGGAGCAGGAACAGGGAAAACAAGGGTTATTGTTGAACATATTATCTGGCTAATAAACGAAAAAGGAATTTCTCCAGAACAAATTCTCGCAGTTACCTTTACCAATAAATCTGCCGGAGAAATGAAAAAAAGAGTTCTTGCCCGAATTAATCAAACAGAAAAACAGCCCTGGGTAGGCACCTTCCATTCCTTCGGTCTACAATTCCTAAGAAAATACGCCTCTTATATCAATCTCAAAAATAATTTTATACTCATAGATGATGATGACCAAATTTCACATTTGAAAAAAATCCTGAAATCTGACCCAATCCTTTTAGAACAATTTACTCCCCGTGAGGCTCAGGTTTGGATAAGTAGATACAAACAAAACATTTCCGAACCTAAAGATAGTCCGATAACCCCTCCAAATTCTCATTTCCTTAAACTTTGGGATATATATCAAGATACTTTGCAATCCCAGGGCATGGTAGATTTCGATGATTTAATTTCCCTACCCGTAAAAATTTTAGAAGAACACAGCACCATTCGCGAGAGAATGCATTATCACTTTACAGATATATTGGTTGATGAATTTCAAGATACAAACCATGCCCAGTTCCGCCTTGTCCAGGCATTAAAAGGCTCGCACAATCGTGTATTTGTTGTAGGTGATGAAGACCAATGTATTTATTCCTGGCGTGGAAGTGATTTGAACAATATACTAAACTTCCCTAAAATTTTTCCTGACACCACTATATACCGTTTGGAACAAAATTACCGTAGCACAAAAAATATCCTGTTATTAGCCAATAAATTAGTAGAACATAACGAAAACCGTTTGGGTAAAAAACTATGGACCCAAAACGACGAAGGAGATAAAATCAAATTTTACTGGGCTACTACCGATGAAGAAGAAGCAGAATGGATTGCTAATGACATACAAAAAAATCAATACCCACTGGAAGAAGTAGCAATCCTTTTCCGAACCAACCATCAATCCCGTCCCTTCGAAGAGGCTTTCCGAAAAAGGGGTATACCACATATTGTTATCGGAGGTATCCGTTTCTATGCCCGAAAAGAAATAAAAGATATTGTTGCGTACCTTCGCCTGCTAACCAACGAAGAAGATGATGACGCATTCCGCCGAATTATCAATGTCCCACACCGCAATTTAGGGCAGGTAAGCCTGCAACAAATGGAAGTATATGCAAAACAAAAGCAAAAACCACTTTTCCATGTCTTACGATTTATAGAACATGATGAAACCTTCCCCATGCGAACCCGAAAATCCATTAAAGAATTCGTAGATCTAATAGATGAAATAAAATTAGTTTCAAAAGAAAAAACGATAGGGGATACCGTTAAATACTTACTCGAAAAAACAAATTATTGGGAATATATAAACAATATAGCAGAAAAAGAAGGAAAAGACCGCGAAAAAAGCATTCAAGAATTTATTACCATCTGTGAACAAAACTCTATGAAAGAAAAATCCCTTCTCGAATTCCTACAAGAATTTGCTCTATTATCCGATATAGATACACAACAACCCCAGAAAAATGCCGTTCATCTTTTAACCTGTCACAGTGCAAAAGGTCTCGAATTTAACTATGTTTATCTGACAGGTTTAGAAGAAGGCTTATTCCCATACCTGGATGAAGATGACCCCTATGCCGATATAGAAGAAGAAAGAAGGCTTTGTTATGTGGCTATGACCCGTGCTCGGAAACGGCTTATCCTTTCTGGGGCTGCATCCCGATTATATTACGGTAGAGTAATCCCCGATAGACTTATGTCCCGATTTCTGTTTGAAATAGACCTGCAAAATGTAGAAGTATATGGTATAAAGAAAAATGTAGAAAATAACAAAACAATTCACTTACCTGATAAAAAAATGTTGCCCACAAAAGAAGAGAAAAAAAGAGAATACCGATTAGGGACAAAAGTCCGACACGCCAAATTCGGATATGGCGTTGTTTTAAATACAGAAGGCAGTGGCGATAAAATGAGAGTAAGAGTCCGTTTCGACTCCGGTAAAATAGCAGTTCTTCTTATAAATATGGCACCTATGGAAATTATTAAGAGGAAGAAAAATTGA